The following nucleotide sequence is from Mytilus trossulus isolate FHL-02 chromosome 9, PNRI_Mtr1.1.1.hap1, whole genome shotgun sequence.
ATAGGCTGACAATTAGGTGAGACATTGTAATATTGATAGGCTGACAATTAGGTGAGACATTGTAATATTGATAGGCTGACAATTAGGTGAGACATTGTAATATTGATAGGCTGACAATTAGGTGAGACATTGTAATATTGATAGGCTGACAATTAGGTGAGACATTGTAATATTGTTTGCTCATCAGATaaacaaattgatataaaatgttgtaaCTTTATGATTGTGTCATTCAAACATTGAATGCACATGGTCAGCTATGATGCACACTATGttaattttagataaattaatcagttaaaaaactaaatgttatctatatttattgaaaaaaatatgtatcaaattttatcatatattgtaaaacataatataatatatgtgtACCACATGTATTCaatatgtatatctttttttctgaGATCCAGAAGGACAATTTGTCATTCTTTAGGCACAGAAAACATAACTCCACATCactatatattcaaaatttgggTTAATGAACTTGTAATGTATCCTAAAATGAGTTATTATTTTGGAATCATAATAGcatttcacatgtttcataaattttgcatccaatttctgtttctttatagtataaaatcaaaaaatagCATTAAAGTCTGtcagacaaaataaaaacaacaggcCATATTGCAAACAAATCTCAGATtcctgaaatatataaacataagcCAAAAAAGATGTATTTATTGTTGTCCTATGAACCATAAATATATCAGTACATGTAGTAAATGTTTGggaaaggagtaggggcaataagatccttatttggcccaaaaattgCAGCaagtttaaaagttatcatacatatcttcaaattactgaaaacttgacTAAGGTATAACttactaagaaaaacaaaacaaatttgacatgaAACAAGTATTcatggcaacaaatcatgacctgatttgcatattttgttaaattgtgaatttccttgttttttcatcaaattttaagtatattttagattaaaaaagtatgtgcgcacccaagaaacaactttatatttagtGAGACTAtgccaatagttataataaagcttctgtgaaattattttgttgtttctcgcctgcgcaggatgtttccacaacggaaataaagatagaaaactgcataaattctgtatttttcatcattttgggAAAACAGTACATATGATGACGTAATTGTGACatcatcagataaaaatctttatgtattttatttaaattatttgactTTATGCATTTCGAAAGAGTATGTGccaatttaaaattgttatcaaacattttattttcttgggccaaaactaggccttaatgcccctactccttttcACAAGTGGTTTATTATTTCTAAAGATAGAatcacaaaaatcaaaatataccaTTGCACATTTATTATCTAAAAGGTTTCACTGACAAGAAAACAGGTTAAAAGTAAAAGAGCCCTGCAAGCTGGTTTTACCGTAGAAATTGTGAAATTcaaattctacaaaaaaaaactggtttacaattattttaaggttagtttatatattcaatacaattcaaataattattgccatataaattttaaacggtAAGTTTgtgacaaatacaaaataagtagACTATATATCTACATTCACATGCATATATATTGAGCATTCAGTACGTGTGATTGTTGTTTGATCTGAAcactaaaaacaataaattattataaaacctATGAATCCTATATAAACTGTTGTATAAAACTTCCTAGATCACCTAATTTATCACAATAATATTTGGGTATATTAAGTTTCTTGTCATCTGTATCAGCTGACTTCTGGAGATCCTGTAATCTGTCATAGGACATATCACCACTGAATACCAGTAACGAGTCCATACCACACAGATTGGCCATATGGATGTCAGTATCACTTCTGTAAAtggtaaaatatcaaatatcgtTCAGACTCAAGTTGGGAGGTAAAATAAGGCATTTGTTTTGCAATATTGCAGACTATCATCTACCGTTAAactctttcaaatatttaagatcAGACTGATCAAtagatatatttttgaatgcagggaaagttaaaaaaaaatatttactaatcCAAATCTGATTGTTTAATTTGAACACATCCCCAAAATAGCCTGATGGCCTGACATATTGAATTAAATGGCTATTGTTAGTGTTCAATACACTAAGAACAAGGAATCATTTGAATCTGGTATAATTTGAAACTCTGAAAAATGGATAGGGAAAGTATAATGAAAAGTAATCTTATAAATGACATATGCATGGCTAAGAAAGTTTAGttatttaattctaaaatagcagtgaaagtaaaataaaacttgaatCTTAGCCATGCATAAAGTTGGGatagttttcatcatacttctcTGATCAACTTtccagaattcaaaattattgtttaaagcTCTTTTCTTATTCAAAGTCTTGCAAaagttattgttcaaatatgATGATCTTCTATGTTGAGCCAAAATTAGATAATGGCACCATACATAATCTATAcatatcattttttgttgttgaatttgacctcaatttaattgtgaagagaaaataaaagatttttttcaaagtaaatataactaaattattgcatttataTGAGGTATGAAGTATactaaatgttttatatgatcCCTGGGAAGAAAGAACAAAATACATTAGCACATAATTAAGCTTTTTCTGACTATCtagtatatatcattttattctgGTATCACCTAAGTTGGACAAAGGTTACCAGAAAAACTAGTAAAAGTATCTCAAGTGTTTATATATAACATCATTTATAAgagtaaaatataatataaagaattaaaaaaaattaataaaatgtaaaaaaaagctGCTTAAAAAGGATAGTAactctaaaaaaaatacttgaaaataaaaagacattgtacaaccagatgctccgcagggcgtagctttatacgaccgcagaggttgaaccctgaacggttggggcaagtatggacacaacattcaagctggattcagctctaaattaggattgtgattaaatagtagACACAGCATAgatttctgacacagaatgaatgttttctaatgaacttaaaatttttgttttctcttataggagcaattcactatgctgttgaatattaatcctctcaaaaaaatgtttgaagaaattttctttttatttatgaaattttaaatgagaaaaattgaacccaattttttaatcacatccccctttagttattccaaaactaatctcaattaaaatattctaatggagtttgcaacaataactactcatttaaatacatcataaaatattaagatgtaaaaaaactgcttgttatcactgaatggtaaagattatttaaatttatcagttggtagtaaaaagtgaatatacattgtatattgtatataacaaagatttaagttgattctggacaaagaaagataacttcaattaaaaaaaaaatcttgctattgcacattatatattttttgcttactattctggacaaagaaagataactctaattaaacacaaaattgctatttcacaatattgtgaaattagatatttcttgccattgcacaatactgtgcaattgaaaagacttgctattgcacaatacttaatataataattttagatcctgatttggaccaacttgaaaactgggcccataatcaaaaatctaagtacatgtttagattcagcatatcaaagaggcccaagaatttaatttttgttaaaatcaaacttagtttaattttggaccctttggaccttaatgtaggccaatttgaaaacaggaccaaaaatgaagaatctacatacacagttagatttggcatatcaaagaaccctatttattcaatttttgatgaaatcaaataaagtttaattttggacccagatttggaccaacttgaaaactgggccaataatcaagaatctaagtacatttttagattcaacatatcaaagaacccaaccgattcattttttgtcaaaatcaaactaagtttaattttggaccctttggaccttaatgtagaccaatttgaaaacatgaccaaaagttaagaatctacatacacagttagattcggcatatcaaagaaccccaattattcaattttgatgaaatcaaacaaagtttaattttggaccctttgggcccctttttcctaaactgttgggaccaaaacgatcaaaatcaataccaaccttccttttatggtcataaaccttgtgtttaaatttcatagatttctatttacttatactaacgttatggtgcaaaaaccaagaaaaatgcttatttgggtccctttttggcccctaattcctaaactgttgggaccaaaactctcaaaatcaataccaatcttccttttgtggtcataaacattgtgtttaaatttcattgatttctattcacttaaactaaagttattgtgcaaaaaccaagaataagcttatttggacccttttttggcccctaattcctaaactgttgaaaccaaaactcccaaaatcaatcccaacctttcttttgtggtcataaaccttgtgtcaaaatttcatagatttctattaacttaaactaaagttatagtatgaaaaccaagaaaatgcttaattgttatttggatggagagttgtctcattggcactcacaccacatcttcctatatctattatttgggccctttttggcccctaattcctaaaatgttaagaccaaaactcccaaaatcaataccaaccttccttttatggtcataaaccttgtgttaaaatttcatagatttctattcacttttactaaagttagagtgcgaaaactaaaagtattcggacgacgacgacgccaacgtgatagcaatatacgacgaaatttttttcaaaatttgcagtcgtataaaaaatcATTCAGTTTATATCAGTTTGCCAAATTCTTTCAGATCTGTACAGTAAAAGTTGGGTATATTGAACTTGGACTCAGGATCAGACTGGTCTTGGTATCTCTTAACATCCTCTAAAGAAGACACTCCTGTCAGTACAAGGAGACTTGACATGCCACACTTCTGTGCCACATGAATATCTGTGTGGCAACTGAAAGCAGATGTATGTTCACTAAATATCTGTTCATCTCTTCTTTAAAATGGATTAGTAGTTGGGTTAGTCATTAAATTGAACTCTTTCTCATTTTTCATCCAAATTTCATTTATCTAGTGATCTTCAATTACACAATGGATAAATCTACAATGGATGTACAGCACAGAGGAGTAGGAAAACTTTTATATTCAAcaggatttttgttttatttgtcagTAATTAAACAGCTAGTTTGATAACTATAAatgttgtttggttggttggttgttatGTAAAGCATACTCCCTTGGTAATacaaagaattgaaaaatagAAGTTTGTCTGACACACATAATTATTCATTACTATTGAGAGGCTGACCAAATAGGAACATGTTCTGTGGTGTGTGTAACTTCTAGGGAAAGTGTGAAGAAAACTTTGAAAGACCAGAATCAAAATAttctgtgagaaaaaaaaaagttttttccaAATCTTTCATGTCTAGACAATATCTACCATGACATACAAGGATAATGTTATATCTTTCTTAAGAAAGCAATGCACAACAATCAAGTTACTATGACAACTATAGCTACTTACCTATCTCCTACCATCATACATCTTGAAGGGTCAAGGTTATGTTCTTTCTTCAGAAGGTCAAACATGACAGAGTTTGGTTTTCCCACCACAACTGGTTCCTTTCTTGCAGGTATTTTAATGGCACCAACTACAGCACCAGTACCTAATAACAAGATAGTGATTCTAGGTAAGCATGGTTAGTGCTTAGGTTAAGTATATgccagtggcggattcagaacTTTTTAAAAGGGAGTCCCCACTGAATGCCATAAGAGGGAGCATGCTACAGTCATGTTTCAATGATTTCCtataaaatcaaccaaaattgtccttaaaaaaaagagggggaGGTCCTGGATCTGCCTGTGTATGCTATTTTCAGAGATAATTAAATATCAGATAAGTGGTGTATGCATCAATGAGACTAAAAACACAGAAGACACAAAACCTAACAACATTTTGAAGACTTTAACATTGAAAAGTGTTTAATGTTAAGCCCTAGATCATGTAGATTGTCTGGAGTTTTCAAAagttgtgtttatattttaaaagctttgatTCTGGTGTAAACATTTGCtggtaatttttctttttttactttatttacatCATGAATTAAGCAGtttaatactgtaaatttagaaattattgcgatgtttttattattgcaaaaaaatgtgacagggttataattgcaatgattaaaacatttttaattttgtatatgcaTCAAACAGGAGTTTTCTGAATATATCTAAAATTGAATTCATCTTATagtctaaaataacaaaattgcaataataaatgcacacaatgatttaaaaatttaagtattttaaaatatttgatatgtgtCACTTTATAAACCCTGGTATCACTTGTATCAtttgaccgtgaaattgggataaaaactcttatttggcattaaaattagaaagatcatatcatagggaacttggtactaagtttcaagttgtttggacttcaacttcatcaagaactaccttgaccaaaaacattaacctgaaAAGGGACAGACGAAAGAAAGAAAGAACAGATGGACAAACAGATGCAAAgaccataaaacataatgcccctctactttTGTAGGAGGGACatgaaaaattccaaaatatttaagGTTGGAATATTAAAGTCTGATCTAATGAAAATAACATACAGATTGATATGTTTACCTTATTCAGAAAACTAAGTAATGAATGATATACTCTTATTACTCTAGTTTATACAGAAAGactaattatttaaaaatttgtaaaacaaaatctataaaagaACACTCAAGGCTAATATAATTTTACAGAACTCctgttatcttttaataatttgtaaattaaaacaagaggctctcaagagcctgaatcgctcaccttaattcttttggttacatctctcatcaatgattattttggcttttcaatttatttaaatgttttttggatcgtcctattttcttcaaaagccaaaaaaaataatcattttctcctatgttctattttagccatagtagctatgtttcttgacatacaaggaaataaaatataaaatttatactaaatactctgaaactcatttagcctaagtttggctgaaattgatacagcagtttcaaaggagaagattttttaaagtaagtcaacatgatgaacaaattgcgaaaaaaagtccttaaagggcaataactccttaaggggtcaattgacaattttggtcaaattgacttaattgaagatcttactttgctgaacatcattgctgtttacagtttatttctatctataattatattcaagataataaacaaaaacagcaaaatttccttaaaattatcaattcaggggcagcaacccaacaacaggttgtctgattcatctgaaaatttcagggcagatacattgtagatcttgacctgattaacaatataaccccaggtcagatttgctctaaatgctttggtttttgagttataagccaaaaactgcatttgacccctatgtgctatttttagcaatggcgaccatgtttgtagacagatcataacttcggatacaatttacaaactacataccctaaggaacattcagttaaatttggaagtatttggcccagtagtttcaaaggagaagaattttgtaaaagatttttaagatttacgaaaaatggttaaaaattgactataaagggcaataactcctaaaggggtcaactgaccatttccgtcatttgacttatttgtaaatcttactttgctgaacattattgctgtttacagtttatctctatctataataatattcaagataataaccaaaaacagcaaaatttccttaaaattatcaattcaggggcagcaacccaacaacaggttgtctgattcatctgaaaatttcagggcagatagatcttgacctgataaacaatatagctccaggtcagatttgctctaaatgctttggtttttgagttataagccaaaaactgcatttgacccctatgttctatttttagcaatggcgaccatgtttgttgatagatcataacttcggatacaatttacaaactagataccctaaggaacattcagttgaagtttgaaagtattttgcccagtagtttcagagtagaagatttttgtaaaagattactaagatttacgaaaaatggttaaaaattgactataaagggcaataactcctaaaggggtcaactgaccatttccgtcatgttgacttatttgtaaatcttactttgctgaacattattcctgtttacagtttatctctatctataataatattcaagataataaccaaaaacagcaaaatttccttaaaattaccaattcaggggcagcaacccaacaacgggttgtctgattcatctgaaaatttcagggcagatagatcttgacctgataaacaatattactcctgtcagatttgctctaaatgctttggtttttgagttatataagccaaaaactgcatttgacccctatgttctatttttagcaatggcgaccatgtttgttgatagatcaaaacttcggatacaatttataatttagataccctaaggaacattcagttaaagtttgaaagtatttggcccagtagtttcagaggagaagattcttgaaatagtttacgacgacagacgacggacgacagacgacggacgacgacggacgccaagtgatggcataagctcacttgtcccttcgggacaggtgagctaaaaattaaagaaataaaaataaaatctatattcTCTCTAttgatacaatacaatattcTATGCATATTTTGTAATCATATGGGAACCCCTTGCTGGTTCTTTTTCAAAGCCTTCACTCACCAGGTACAACTAGATCCCCAGCTAATGGTAAATGTGTATCCTCATTTGTGGCTACAAACAATGTTCCATTCTTTCTGATATAGCTAGCAGCTTTTGTCATCTTCATGTAATTTATATGTGGATCAAATCCAACAAGTACACAGCTGACCTGTAAATAGATTAACAAACCATCACATGAGAAGGGATATTTGAATATGCACAACAAAATGAACACCTGGTAATCTGAATAATTTTCtgtgtaatataaataataaatttgtgcATACATTAATAGGGCATCCATccattataaaaaattaagaaatgtgtttatttcattgtttcagCTGTTGTGAACAGTCTTCTTTTATAAAACGACCAgtcaagttttgttttcatctgGTTTAAGGTTTTTGTAATCCCATGtttattgataacatttttcCTGGCCATGTAACTGTAGAACATATTTTCAAGAATACTGTGTTCATGTTATGTAAGAGTTTTTGCTTACCTCTGGATCAAGATTTACGTGTTGTTGAATTCCAATTTGTTCAATAGATCCTGGAACTTCATCAGGctataaagataaataaaacaagtCACATTACCCTATTGATGCTTACAAAACTCCAtatctattgaaaaaaatgaagttaaatACTAATAGCTCTTTTTTCATCTGTACAAATGTGTCCCAAATTATGTTTGGATACTTCAGTGTTCAGTCAAAAAAATATGGCTAAGCAAGGACTTTGTGCTTGAGAAAAATGagtttaaataaaaaggatTCATTTGCTTATCTTATATCTATGCAAGTTTAATTATAAACCAAAGAAGCAAAGAAAAACTTTCAtctaaaaacaatcttttttaaaatttacttacAGAAAAAGTGATATGgatatttctatttcta
It contains:
- the LOC134683369 gene encoding glycerol-3-phosphate phosphatase-like isoform X1, producing the protein MACRKVDRTIARKIIDSIDNFLFDCDGVLWEASKEIPGSADTIAALRKLGKKIFYITNNSGKTRSQYVEKCKSLGFHAAEEDVICTGHAAAQYIKAQNLKGKVYCVGNTSMGVELDSFGIKHFGIGPDEVPGSIEQIGIQQHVNLDPEVSCVLVGFDPHINYMKMTKAASYIRKNGTLFVATNEDTHLPLAGDLVVPGTGAVVGAIKIPARKEPVVVGKPNSVMFDLLKKEHNLDPSRCMMVGDRSDTDIHMANLCGMDSLLVFSGDMSYDRLQDLQKSADTDDKKLNIPKYYCDKLGDLGSFIQQFI
- the LOC134683369 gene encoding glycerol-3-phosphate phosphatase-like isoform X2; this translates as MACRKVDRTIARKIIDSIDNFLFDCDGVLWEASKEIPGSADTIAALRKLGKKIFYITNNSGKTRSQYVEKCKSLGFHAAEEDVICTGHAAAQYIKAQNLKGKVYCVGNTSMGVELDSFGIKHFGIGPDEVPGSIEQIGIQQHVNLDPEVSCVLVGFDPHINYMKMTKAASYIRKNGTLFVATNEDTHLPLAGDLVVPGTGAVVGAIKIPARKEPVVVGKPNSVMFDLLKKEHNLDPSRCMMVGDSCHTDIHVAQKCGMSSLLVLTGVSSLEDVKRYQDQSDPESKFNIPNFYCTDLKEFGKLI